One genomic region from Hoeflea algicola encodes:
- a CDS encoding transglycosylase domain-containing protein, which produces MARKTTPRSRIEPSFERGKPKAAGRTVADERVAGKKPPAKRRKKAAPKARQAKARTSRGRLVRALRGLVYWSFVFAIWGGIGIAGIVAFYGARMPSAATWSIPDRPPNVKIMSVKGEIMANRGATGGEALLLGDMSPYIPEAVVAIEDRRFYSHFGVDPIGLARAMLANAMAGRMVQGGSTLTQQLAKNLFLSPERTIERKVQEVLLALWLEHKFTKDQILEMYLNRVFFGSGAYGVEAASRRYFRKPARDVTLAQAALLAGLLKAPSRLSPARNPKGAEARAQVVLAAMRDQGVVSDSETATALTSPQVRAKSYWSGSENYVADLVMDRITDLVGPVTQDLVVDTTIDFQLQREAEKALKASLDAKGAKFRVGQGALVSLDGTGAVRALIGGREYATSQFDRATEAKRQPGSAFKPFVYAAALEQGRTPQSVRNDAPVKIGKWTPENYDGKYRGEVTLSDALTFSLNTIAAQLVMEVGPKTVVKTAHRLGIEAKMQANASIALGTSEVTLLELTAAYAPFMNGGYKATPHVIRRITTHSGKVLYENTYNNPPRVLDAGVAAMMNRMMVRVVEQGTGRKARLDGWQVAGKTGTSQSFRDALFVGYTANLATGVWFGNDDGAPMKKVTGGGLPAETWKTYMQAAHAGLKPAGLPLGGPLPPVAIEGPASAADPMAELVRDLAPIPVSRDATGAPTTGGPTPPAEIGAPPPADAQGRRTTLLDILMGN; this is translated from the coding sequence ATGGCGCGCAAGACAACTCCCCGAAGCCGCATCGAACCGTCCTTTGAGCGCGGCAAGCCGAAAGCTGCCGGCCGGACCGTTGCCGATGAACGGGTTGCGGGCAAGAAGCCGCCGGCCAAACGCCGCAAGAAAGCCGCTCCGAAGGCGAGACAAGCCAAGGCAAGGACCTCGCGCGGCCGCCTGGTGCGGGCGCTGCGTGGGCTGGTCTACTGGAGTTTCGTATTTGCCATCTGGGGCGGCATCGGCATCGCCGGGATCGTCGCCTTCTACGGCGCGCGCATGCCGAGCGCCGCCACCTGGTCGATTCCCGATCGTCCGCCCAACGTCAAGATCATGTCGGTCAAGGGCGAGATTATGGCCAACCGCGGCGCCACCGGCGGCGAGGCGCTGTTGCTGGGAGACATGTCGCCTTACATTCCAGAAGCGGTGGTCGCCATCGAGGACCGGCGATTCTATTCGCATTTTGGGGTCGATCCGATTGGCCTGGCCCGCGCCATGCTGGCCAATGCGATGGCCGGGCGCATGGTCCAGGGCGGCTCGACGCTGACTCAGCAACTGGCCAAGAACCTGTTTCTCTCACCCGAACGCACGATTGAGCGCAAGGTCCAGGAAGTGCTGCTGGCGTTGTGGCTCGAGCACAAGTTCACCAAGGACCAGATACTGGAAATGTATCTCAACCGGGTGTTCTTCGGTTCCGGCGCCTATGGTGTCGAGGCGGCTTCGCGGCGCTATTTCCGCAAACCCGCCCGTGATGTCACGTTGGCCCAGGCTGCGTTGCTCGCAGGCCTGCTCAAGGCGCCGTCACGGCTGTCGCCGGCGCGCAATCCCAAGGGTGCCGAAGCCCGCGCCCAGGTGGTGTTGGCTGCGATGCGGGACCAGGGTGTTGTCTCCGATAGCGAAACCGCCACCGCGCTGACCAGCCCGCAGGTGCGGGCCAAGAGTTACTGGAGCGGCTCGGAAAATTATGTCGCCGACCTGGTGATGGACCGGATCACCGATCTTGTCGGCCCGGTCACCCAGGACCTGGTGGTCGACACGACGATTGATTTCCAGCTTCAGCGCGAAGCCGAGAAGGCGCTCAAGGCCAGTCTCGACGCCAAGGGCGCCAAATTCCGTGTCGGTCAGGGTGCGCTGGTATCACTGGATGGCACCGGTGCGGTGCGGGCGCTGATTGGCGGTCGTGAATACGCCACCAGCCAGTTTGACCGCGCGACCGAAGCCAAACGCCAACCCGGCTCTGCCTTCAAGCCTTTTGTCTATGCCGCAGCACTCGAGCAGGGCCGGACACCGCAATCGGTGCGCAATGATGCGCCGGTCAAGATCGGCAAGTGGACGCCCGAAAATTACGACGGCAAATACCGCGGCGAGGTAACACTGTCGGATGCATTGACCTTTTCGCTCAACACCATCGCCGCACAGCTGGTCATGGAAGTGGGCCCGAAAACCGTGGTCAAGACTGCGCATCGGCTCGGCATCGAGGCCAAGATGCAGGCCAATGCGTCAATCGCACTGGGCACATCCGAGGTCACACTGCTGGAGCTGACCGCAGCCTATGCGCCGTTCATGAATGGCGGTTACAAGGCGACGCCGCACGTCATTCGCCGCATCACTACCCATAGCGGCAAGGTGCTTTATGAAAACACCTACAACAACCCGCCACGGGTGCTTGACGCCGGAGTTGCGGCGATGATGAACCGGATGATGGTCCGTGTCGTCGAACAGGGCACCGGTCGCAAGGCCAGGCTTGATGGCTGGCAGGTTGCGGGCAAGACCGGCACCAGCCAGTCGTTCCGCGATGCGCTGTTTGTCGGCTACACCGCCAATTTGGCCACCGGTGTCTGGTTTGGCAATGATGATGGTGCGCCGATGAAAAAAGTCACCGGCGGCGGGCTGCCCGCCGAAACCTGGAAAACCTATATGCAGGCCGCCCATGCAGGCCTCAAGCCGGCGGGCCTGCCGCTCGGCGGACCGCTGCCGCCGGTGGCGATTGAAGGTCCGGCATCGGCCGCCGATCCGATGGCGGAACTTGTTCGCGATCTAGCCCCGATTCCTGTTTCCCGCGACGCCACCGGCGCCCCCACCACCGGTGGACCGACACCGCCGGCCGAGATCGGCGCCCCGCCTCCGGCCGACGCGCAAGGCCGACGCACCAC